CCCCCCCCCCCCCCCCCCCCCCCCCCCCCCCCCCCCCCCCCCCCCCCCCCCATCTGCGTCAACCGGTGACTGCGCTGAATGCTATGGTCGAGCGTCGTCGGCATGAGGCAAGAATTCCTGATCACAGTACTATACAATGCCCGCCGCACACTGTCAATCTCACGTTGTTACGATCGTTCCCGGCTCTGCGGATCTGGAACGTCCGGTTTGCATGTCCGCGCGAGATGGGCTACGCTGGCGCCATGGCCAGCACCAAAGCACCGCCCACCGGGCGCTACCAAGCAGCGCAACCCGCGCCCGTCCAGCCCGCCCAGCCGCCGGCGTTCCCGGGCTGCAAGCCGGTGCACCTGCCGCGCACCGAGGTCGAACGCTTCGAGGGGCGGCTCGAGTATTGGGATGCGGCCACCGAGACCGCCTGGATCAGCGAGCCCGCCACCGCCTACCACGAGCGGCCGTCGCGCCTCCTGACGCGCCTGGCCGAGCGCATCGCCGAAGTGCGCGGCTCGCCGATTGAATCGTACGGCTCGACCGACCTGCTGCTGCGCGACCCCGACGGCGAACCGCGGCGCATCATGCAGGCCGACGAGTCGGTGTACCTGCATCCGGCGCAGGCCAAGCTGCCGGGGGCCGCCATGGTGGTGGGCGAGGACGACTTTCCCGACGTGGTGCTGGAGGTGGATCACACCACCGACGTCCACCGCGGCAAGCTCGCGCTGTACGAATCGTGGGGATTCCCGGAAGTGTGGGTGGAGGTGCCGGACGCGCCGTCGCCGCGCCGCCCGCACCGGCGCCGCCCGGGGCTGACGATTCACCTGCGGGAGCACGGCCGGTTCCGGGTTGCGGCCGAGAGCCGGGCGTTTCCCGGCTGGCGGGCCGAAGAGATTCACCTGGCACTGAACGAACCGGTGCCGTCGGCGCAGACGAGCGCGGCGGTGGAACGCGTGGCAGCGGCACTGAGCGCGCGCGAAGGTACCGGCCCGGACGACGACCCGCTGCTACGCTCGCAACGGCGCCAGGGGTTCGAGCGCGGCCTTGCGGAAAGTCGCTTACGGATGGTCCGCCAGATTCTCCGGTCACGGGGATTTGAGGTGTCGGCGGGGTTCGCCGCCGAAGCGGAGGCGCTCGCTGCGGCGACCGAGGAAGCGCTGCTGGCGGCGGCGCTCGGCTGCACGGATGAGGCCGATTTCCTCGCCACGCTCCGCCGATCGCACGACCACGGCGGCTGACCTCGCCCGCTACATCACCTGCCAGGCGAACGAAACGGCGAGCACCACCACGGTGGTTATGCCGTGCGTAGCCTCCGTCGTGAAGTGAACGATAGTGAACGCCGCGTGTGTTGACAGGGCCGCCGGGAAGCCGGAGGCTGCTTCGGCATGGACTTTCGTGAGACGACGGTTGAAGAACTCGTCGGTGCCGTGTTTTCGCGGCGGGTGTCAGCTCGTGACCTGACGCAAGCCGCGATCGCCAACATAGAGTCGTTGAACACGCGGCTGAACGCGTTTTGCGCGGTGAACTTCGAGGATGCCCTGGCGCAGGCCGACGCCATTGATGCGCGCCTGAAGCACGGTGATCCGGTAGGGCCGCTGGCCGGCATTCCGATCGGCGTCAAGGACCTCGAGGATGCGCGCGGGTTCGTCACCACCTTCGGCGCCGAACTGCACGCCGGCGACGCACCCGCACCACACGACTCGGTGCTGGTCGCGCTGCTGCGCGAGGCTGGTTGCGTGATCCTGGGCAAGACCAACACGCCCGAGTTCGGTTTCAAGGGAGTGACCGACAACCGGCCGTTCGGGGCGACGCGCAACCCCTGGAACCTGGATTACAGCCCGGGCGGTTCATCCGGTGGCACCGCGGCGGCGCTCGCCTCCGGCATGATTCCGCTGGGCACCGGATCGGACGGCGGAGGTTCCATTCGCATTCCCGCGTCGGTGTGCGGATTCAGCGGCATCAAGGCCAGCCAGGGGCGGGTTCCGGCCGGGGGTCCGTCCCCACCCGGATCGGGGATCCTGACCGTGAAGGGGCCGATGGCGCTTCGGGTTCGGGACGTCGCCTATGCGCTCGATGCCGTCCTGGAGCATGAACCGACCGACATCTTTTCGCTGCCGAAGCCGGCCGAATCGTGGCGTGCCGCATTGAACCGGGACAACAGGCCGCGGCGCGTCGTGTGGTCGCCGACGATGGGATTCGCCACGGTCGACTCGGAGATCATGCAGCATTGCGAAGCGGCCATCGCGGCGCTCCGAGACGCAGGCGTCGACGTGGTCGTGCGGGAGACGATCTGGGAAGAGGACCCGCGCGGACCGTGGTACCAGTTCTGGTCCGCATCGCGGGCGCGCGTTCAGGGTGACCTGCGCGGCACGCCGCAGTGGGAGCAGATCGATGAGGGGCTCAGGCCCCAGATCGAGCACGGCATGGACAGCGTCAGCGGAGTCGATTACGCCCGCGCGATCGATGCCTGCCACTATCTGAATCTCAGGCTGGTCGACGCGTTCCAGGCGGGAGACTACATCCTCACGCCGACCACGTGCGGCCAGACCCCCAAGGCCGGTTCTTCCTCCGGCACGATCAACGGCACACAGACGGACGGCTGGGTCGCTTTCACGTACGGGATCAACATGACGCGCAACCCGGCGGGTACCGTGTGCGTCGGCAAAACCCGACTCGGCCTGCCGGTCGGCCTGCAGATCATCGGCAACCAGCGCGACGACGTCGGCGTTCTGAAGACCATGTGCTTCCTCGAAGACCTGCTCGCCCAGCCGCACAACGCTCCAGCCGGCGCGACCTGACTCCATCACACGGCGAGCGTAGTTTTTTTCCGCGCGATTCAGGACGGCGAGACAACTGACCCCGAGCCGCCTTCGACGGGGTTACGCAGCGCGGCGGCTGCCGAGCGCCGCGAACATTCGACGCGGCCCTTCGAAGGAGCTGCGTCCGTGGCCGATGAGCATGTTGTCCAGGACCAGGACGTCGCCGCGCTGCAGCGCGAATCGGGTCTCGTGTTCCATCATCAGGTCGAACCACAGGTGCACGTCGGCGTCCGGGATGCGGCTGCCGTCCTCCAGGAACATCTGGTCCAGGCTGTCCGGGTCGGCGGCGCGTTGCCGTTCGACCTGGGCCGCGTCCTGGTGGCGGCCATCCCGCTGCGCGTCGCGCAGGCGGGTGACCGGGTTGATGAGCATCGCCTGCGTGCACCACAGCTCGCCGTGAATGGGATGCGGACGAAAGAACCGGGCCGGCTCCTGACGGATCACCAGCGACCCGTCAGCCTTCCAGGTGAGGTCCCAGCCGTGCTCGTCGGCGATGGCCTCCGCCTCGCCGCGGTCGGTGGTGCCGAGTGATTCCTGCCAGTACTTCCTGCCGGGTACCGTTGGACCGGGATCGTTGCTGGCCAGCGTGCGCTGCAGGCGTGCCCGGCGGCCGCGGTAGCGCTCCTTGAACTCCTCCGGCAGATGCGCGTCAAAGACACGCATGTCGACGAACAGGTTGGTCTTCTGCCCGCGGTCCGGCGGCCGCTCGCAGTAGAAGGAGACGTAGTCGGGCACCGAGTCGAGGTAGGACATCTCCTGGTGGCTGTGCAGGGTGACCGCCGGCGGCAGCTCGGTGGCGGTGTACACGCCGTTGCCGCGCTCGCTCCTGGGCGTGGTGCCGCCGACGTACGAGTGGTGGTGGAAGTCGATTGATGCCAGGAACGCTCCGTACTGGCCGGTGCCGCCGATGCCGGTCCGGCGGATCAGCAACCCGCCTTCCCGGTCCACCACCTCGTAGATGCCGGCCGCCAGTTCGCGCCGCGCCGGCGTATCCGGTGAGCCGGTCAGGACCAGGTCGATGCAAGGTACCGTGACGCCCTTGCCGAGATCCTCAAGACGGTAGCGCATGGTAGCAGCCGCACCCCCTGAGCGCCATTTTGACCGCCGTCGCGGCCGCCGGTCAAGCGAACACCGCGCCCCGGGCTTTCCGACGTTGCTGCCGCGCGCCTGCCTCGCCCGGCGGATCTATCTGGCGAAGCTGGAGCGCAGCTTGACGCCCCATTTGTCGTTTTCCCAAGTGAGGACATAGAGCGAGTCGTGAACCGCAATGACCGATCCATCTTCCCGATACCTGGTGAACTGGGTGTCGACGTGGATCTTCCGGTCGGAGCAGTGCACGATCTCACGCCGGGTCCAGACGCTGTGGTGCCACCCGATTGCACCCAGTCCTGCCCGCACGCGCTCCATGTAGGCGTCGTCCATGTCCGAGTCTTCCCATGTATGCATCCTGCCGGACGCAAGACGGTAGTGCGGGTATTGCATGGTGGCCTTCCACGCCTCCAGGTCGAGCGCGTTGAACGCGACCATCCATGCGTCGAGCACGGGGATGGCGCGATCGCGGGCCAATTGGACTTCTTCGTTCGATGGCACTGGTTCACTCCTGTGTGCTGTTTCCTCGGCTGTGGTGGGCTCGGAGGCGCCGGCGTCAGGCGTCGAGCCGGGCGTGCAGCCCCTCCCAGGTAGCCGCGGCCACCCTCCCCATCGCCGCCTCGATCAGGCTGGCGCCGACCGGCTTCAGCAGGCCGCTCAACTCCTCCACCCGTACCTGCCACTCCACCCGGCTGCGGCCCCCGCCGTCCGGCAGGCAGCGAATGTGCGCATTCACGACCGCGCCGGCGCCGATGCCCCTGCTGTCGATCCGGTAGCCGAGCGCCGCTGGACCGGCCTCCTCCCGGCGCGTGATCGCGGTCCGCAGCGAGCCGCTGAGAAAAGCCAAGCCGGGCCGCACCCGGCACACTACGGTATCGCCGTCATTGCGTTCGATGCGGGTCAGGCCGGGCAGCGCCGCCGCCACCTGCTCCAGGTCGCCCAGCCCGGCGCGCACCAAGTCGCCGTCACAGGCGAATTGCTCCGTGCCGCGGATCTCGATCATGCTCGCTGCGCCTCCTTTGCATGGCGCTGCGCGTCGTTGCGCGCGGTCACTGGCCGGCTCGCAAGCGCCGTTCCGCGGGTCGGCCGCCACCCGGAGCGGCATTGTGAGCGCCGCCACGGCCGGCAGTCAACCGGATGCCGCGCGCAGTCCCGCGCACCGGCCTGTCCGATCGACAACTCCGCGCACATCATCGACGGTCGCTCGCAGCGCGCGAAGAAGTATGTCGTACATATTGAAACCATCACTTGCAATATGTTCCAATACAATGCTACAGTGGTTCCGTGATAGAGCGAGAAATCACGCCTCGGCTCACGACGCTGTTCCAACAGTATCCCTTCGTCACGGTGACGGGGCCACGTCAGTCCGGCAAGACTACCCTCTGTCGCGCGGCCTTCCCCGAGCTGGACTACGCCAATCTGGAGGCTCCTGACCAGCGTGACTTCGCCGAGTCTGACCCTAGGGGCTTTCTGGCTCAGTTCGACGACGGTGCCATCATCGATGAGGTTCAGCATGTTCCCGCGCTGTTGTCATACCTGCAGGTGGTGGCCGACGAGCGAGGTCAGAATGGTTTGTTCGTGTTGACCGGCAGCGAGCAGTTCCGGCTCTCGGATGCGATCGGCCAGTCCCTGGCCGGCAGAACGGCTTTGCTCCGCCTGTTGCCCTTTTCCCTGGCGGAACGGCAACTGGCCGCGGTCAGCGACGCGGTAGACGACATCCTGTATTCCGGCTTCTATCCTCGCATCATCGATCAGGATCTCAATCCGACGCAGGCGCTGGGCGACTACTTCGAGACGTATGTTGAGCGCGATGTGCGTCGTTTGGGGGAGATCAGCAATTTATCCAATTTTCGGCGCTTCGTGCGGCTCTGCGCGGGCAGAGTCGGCCAGTTGGTCAATCTCAGCTCCCTGGGAGCAGATGCCGGCGTGTCCCACACCACGGTGCGGGCGTGGCTGACGGTGCTGGAAGCGAGCTACATCATCTTTCAACTGCCTCCCTACTATGCCAATATCAGGAAGCGGCTGGTCAAGTCGCCCAAGTTCTACTTCTGCGATGTTGGACTGGCGGCCTATCTGATCGGCATCGAATCTGCCAAACAGGTAGCAACCCATCCGCTGCGCGGCGCTCTGTTCGAGAACGCGGTGGTGGTTGAAGCACTCAAACATCGCTTCAATCGTGGAAACCAAGCCAACCTCTCCTTCTTCCGAGATTCGAAAGGCTTGGAGTGCGATCTGCTCTATCCGCACGGCTCCGGCTTTGCGGCCTTTGAAGTGAAGTCGGGCGCCACCATCGGCTCGGACTACTTCCGCTCCCTGCATCGGGTGGCTGAAGTGGTGCCGGACATTAACTCCAAAACCGTCGTGTACGGCGGCGACACGAACCAGTCCCGAAGTGACAGCGAAGTGGTAACTCTGGCCGGCTTGGGCGGTGCCCTGGATATGCTGGAAATCAACGAGGACCTCGCGGCATTCGTAGAGACGCGCAAAGGCCAGGTTCCCGAGGATGCCGACGCAAGAGCTTTGGACATCGCATACACGAGACACATACGGCCCATGCTGGATGGGCTGCAGACGACGCTTCGACCGTTGGCCGACGCCCTTTTTCGCACGGCCACTCAGATCTCCTCCGTGACGTTTGACGGTGGCGAAACCAACTCCAGCTCACTTCTGGAGGCGCGCCACTGGGAGCGGACGAAGGCAGAGTACATAGTGTCTGACGGGTTCGAGTTGAGCGGTGACAGACCGTTGCGGCTAAAGCACATCTACACGCTGCGAGACTACACCGGCAAGGGAAATGCCGGGTTCGACGTGGCACTTGCGATCTGGTGGACCTTGGACGGCGAATGGCTATCCCGGTCGGTTGCTGTTGACGGCGTCACAATGCCGGAACCCGGAGCCAGGATTGCATACCAGGACTTGGATCGCGAGCACACGGCAATCGCTCAGGCGGTTGCGGATATCAGCGGGCACATCATGCGTTGGATTGACCAACGCCGGTAGCGTTCCCGAGCGAGGTCACTCTCCGGCTCCGTAGAACGCGGTCCCGCCGGCGGCGCGCACGCTCAGCTCGGTGCAGGGCCGGAACCGCGCGCCGTGGCGTTCCTGGAACTTCTCCATCTGTGCCACCAACCGGGGCAAGCCGTACTGGTCGGCGTAGCGCAACACGCCGCCGCGGTGGTCGGGAAAGCCGATGCCGAGCAGCAGCGCCAAGTCGAGGTACAACGGCTGGTCCACGATCCGCTCCGTCATGCAACGTGCCGCCTCGTTCACCAGCATGGCCAGGCAGCGCCCCACCGCGTCGGCGCCGTCCGGCGGCTCTGCCGCGCGGCGTGAGCCGCCCGGGGCAGCACCCACGGTCAACGCCCGCGCCGTCCCGCCGCCGCTGACGCTATGCCGGGCCGCAGGGCGCAAGCCGCCCGAGGCTGCGCCTGCATCCGCCGCGGGTGCCGTCCCGCCAGCGCTGCCGCGAGGCGCTGCCGTGCGGCGGACACCACTCGCGGCCGGGCCCGCAGCCGTGGCACGCGCCACCTCACCGGGGCCGTTGGGCGGCGGCTCGCCGGGTGGACCGGCGCCGGCCATCCCCGCCGGCGAGGCAGCCTGCGTCACGGCGGCCGCGACGGAGTGGTGGTCGGGTACCGCTTCGCGGCCGGCGTAGCGGTAGAAGCCGGTTCCCGCGCCACCCTTGCGGCCCACGGCGCCCTGTTCCAGGAGCCGGCGCAGGTACGGCGGCGGGGCCATGCGCTCGTCGAAGGAGGCGGCCAGCGAACGGGCGATGTTGACCGTCACGTCGAGCCCGATCTCGTCCATCAGCCGGAACGGCCCCATCGGCATCCCCCACGCGGTCAGCTCGCGGTCCAGCGCCTGCCAGTCGCCGCCATCCTCCAGGACGCGCGCCGCCTCCATGAGGTAGGGAAAGAGAATGCGGTTGACCAGGAATCCGGGCCGGTTGCGCACCACGACCGGGGTCTTGCGCAGGCGCCGCGCCAGTTCCACCGCGCCGGCCAGCGCGTCGCGCCCGGTGGCGGGCGCTGCGGCGATCTCGACCAGTGGCATGCGGTCGACCGGGTTGAAGAAGTGCATGGCCAGGAACCGCTCCGGCCGCCGCAACGCCGCCGCCAACCGCTCCAGCGGCAGCGACGACGTGTTGGAGGCGATCACGGTATCCGGCCCGACCTGTTCCTCCAGCTCGGCCAGAACGCCCATCTTGAGCGCCTCGTCCTCGCTCACCGCCTCTACCACAAGGTCCACCGATGCGAACTCCGCGCCGTACGCGGTGGTGGGGACGATCAGGCGCTGCCGGGCAGCGGCCTCGGCATCGGTCAACCGGGCGCGCGCCACCCG
The sequence above is a segment of the Spirochaetaceae bacterium genome. Coding sequences within it:
- a CDS encoding ATP-binding protein translates to MIEREITPRLTTLFQQYPFVTVTGPRQSGKTTLCRAAFPELDYANLEAPDQRDFAESDPRGFLAQFDDGAIIDEVQHVPALLSYLQVVADERGQNGLFVLTGSEQFRLSDAIGQSLAGRTALLRLLPFSLAERQLAAVSDAVDDILYSGFYPRIIDQDLNPTQALGDYFETYVERDVRRLGEISNLSNFRRFVRLCAGRVGQLVNLSSLGADAGVSHTTVRAWLTVLEASYIIFQLPPYYANIRKRLVKSPKFYFCDVGLAAYLIGIESAKQVATHPLRGALFENAVVVEALKHRFNRGNQANLSFFRDSKGLECDLLYPHGSGFAAFEVKSGATIGSDYFRSLHRVAEVVPDINSKTVVYGGDTNQSRSDSEVVTLAGLGGALDMLEINEDLAAFVETRKGQVPEDADARALDIAYTRHIRPMLDGLQTTLRPLADALFRTATQISSVTFDGGETNSSSLLEARHWERTKAEYIVSDGFELSGDRPLRLKHIYTLRDYTGKGNAGFDVALAIWWTLDGEWLSRSVAVDGVTMPEPGARIAYQDLDREHTAIAQAVADISGHIMRWIDQRR
- a CDS encoding SRPBCC domain-containing protein, whose amino-acid sequence is MIEIRGTEQFACDGDLVRAGLGDLEQVAAALPGLTRIERNDGDTVVCRVRPGLAFLSGSLRTAITRREEAGPAALGYRIDSRGIGAGAVVNAHIRCLPDGGGRSRVEWQVRVEELSGLLKPVGASLIEAAMGRVAAATWEGLHARLDA
- a CDS encoding amidase, encoding MDFRETTVEELVGAVFSRRVSARDLTQAAIANIESLNTRLNAFCAVNFEDALAQADAIDARLKHGDPVGPLAGIPIGVKDLEDARGFVTTFGAELHAGDAPAPHDSVLVALLREAGCVILGKTNTPEFGFKGVTDNRPFGATRNPWNLDYSPGGSSGGTAAALASGMIPLGTGSDGGGSIRIPASVCGFSGIKASQGRVPAGGPSPPGSGILTVKGPMALRVRDVAYALDAVLEHEPTDIFSLPKPAESWRAALNRDNRPRRVVWSPTMGFATVDSEIMQHCEAAIAALRDAGVDVVVRETIWEEDPRGPWYQFWSASRARVQGDLRGTPQWEQIDEGLRPQIEHGMDSVSGVDYARAIDACHYLNLRLVDAFQAGDYILTPTTCGQTPKAGSSSGTINGTQTDGWVAFTYGINMTRNPAGTVCVGKTRLGLPVGLQIIGNQRDDVGVLKTMCFLEDLLAQPHNAPAGAT
- a CDS encoding 3-hydroxyacyl-CoA dehydrogenase NAD-binding domain-containing protein → PLAALRAVRAAAGKPLAAGLALEREAFAECLASDAGRNLMTLFFSRNVLRRERFGLHDARPRPVARAAVLGAGVMGGGIAWALSNAGLPVALKDVAAEPLQRGADAAAGVYRRRVARARLTDAEAAARQRLIVPTTAYGAEFASVDLVVEAVSEDEALKMGVLAELEEQVGPDTVIASNTSSLPLERLAAALRRPERFLAMHFFNPVDRMPLVEIAAAPATGRDALAGAVELARRLRKTPVVVRNRPGFLVNRILFPYLMEAARVLEDGGDWQALDRELTAWGMPMGPFRLMDEIGLDVTVNIARSLAASFDERMAPPPYLRRLLEQGAVGRKGGAGTGFYRYAGREAVPDHHSVAAAVTQAASPAGMAGAGPPGEPPPNGPGEVARATAAGPAASGVRRTAAPRGSAGGTAPAADAGAASGGLRPAARHSVSGGGTARALTVGAAPGGSRRAAEPPDGADAVGRCLAMLVNEAARCMTERIVDQPLYLDLALLLGIGFPDHRGGVLRYADQYGLPRLVAQMEKFQERHGARFRPCTELSVRAAGGTAFYGAGE
- a CDS encoding Uma2 family endonuclease, with the protein product MASTKAPPTGRYQAAQPAPVQPAQPPAFPGCKPVHLPRTEVERFEGRLEYWDAATETAWISEPATAYHERPSRLLTRLAERIAEVRGSPIESYGSTDLLLRDPDGEPRRIMQADESVYLHPAQAKLPGAAMVVGEDDFPDVVLEVDHTTDVHRGKLALYESWGFPEVWVEVPDAPSPRRPHRRRPGLTIHLREHGRFRVAAESRAFPGWRAEEIHLALNEPVPSAQTSAAVERVAAALSAREGTGPDDDPLLRSQRRQGFERGLAESRLRMVRQILRSRGFEVSAGFAAEAEALAAATEEALLAAALGCTDEADFLATLRRSHDHGG
- a CDS encoding TauD/TfdA family dioxygenase, producing the protein MRYRLEDLGKGVTVPCIDLVLTGSPDTPARRELAAGIYEVVDREGGLLIRRTGIGGTGQYGAFLASIDFHHHSYVGGTTPRSERGNGVYTATELPPAVTLHSHQEMSYLDSVPDYVSFYCERPPDRGQKTNLFVDMRVFDAHLPEEFKERYRGRRARLQRTLASNDPGPTVPGRKYWQESLGTTDRGEAEAIADEHGWDLTWKADGSLVIRQEPARFFRPHPIHGELWCTQAMLINPVTRLRDAQRDGRHQDAAQVERQRAADPDSLDQMFLEDGSRIPDADVHLWFDLMMEHETRFALQRGDVLVLDNMLIGHGRSSFEGPRRMFAALGSRRAA